In a single window of the Pocillopora verrucosa isolate sample1 chromosome 4, ASM3666991v2, whole genome shotgun sequence genome:
- the LOC136280534 gene encoding uncharacterized protein, which yields MEWIQSIATWISEKTFTALTWLSDLTWRGAKWFAPMAWNCIQWLAEFLWDEVQWLAELTINNTYLFVGMVWNTAANLVEIMFNTVSWIVKPLVQVFYYITDVAVEFYTDYLHEHVKIVLARFLFLSWQDGVYAFFAGLVMNFGFLVAALLAYWLLLRTVRFIGRKWQEYKDRKAAANPPPKPPQKPIWQRRQRKKKKKHHDEW from the exons ATGGAGTGGATTCAGAGCATAGCTACGTGGATTTCGGAGAAGACCTTTACGGCTCTTACATGGCTTTCAGACTTAACGTGGAGAGGAGCAAAATGGTTCGCTCCAATGGCTTGGAATTGTATCCAGTGGTTGGCCGAGTTTCTCTGGGATGAAGTTCAATGGTTGGCAGAGCTGACCATCAACAATACGTATTTATTCGTCGGAATGGTTTGGAATACAGCTGCAAATCTGGTCGAGATAATGTTCAACACGGTATCGTGGATTGTAAAACCCCTTGTGCAAGTCTTTTACTATATCACTGACGTTGCTGTTGAGTTTTACACTGACTATTTACATG AACACGTGAAAATTGTCCTAGCTCGCTTTCTTTTCTTGTCCTGGCAAGATGGTGTCTATGCGTTCTTCGCTGGTTTGGTTATGAATTTCGGTTTCTTGGTCGCTGCCCTCCTCGCATACTGGTTACTTTTGAGAACTGTGCGCTTTATCGGACGAAAATG GCAAGAGTATAAAGACAGAAAGGCTGCCGCCAATCCGCCTCCTAAACCACCCCAGAAACCAATTTGGCAACGAAggcagaggaagaaaaagaaaaagcatcaTGACGAGTGGTAG
- the LOC131774959 gene encoding probable E3 ubiquitin-protein ligase makorin-1: protein MAVHQGSSLAQTKQILCRYYMHGVCREGENCQYSHDLKEKPSMVCKYYLQGSCSYGNSCRYDHVKPSSGRIRTYSGPKPIPLLPKNDDKREMVSLTKQKSKHPKNWADAAVFVPGQALKCKGQELSDKQPGDTDSGTGTQSYSAAAQCGVEFVDELANEEASETLCPFDATLGYCPFIEQCNYLHGLECEYCGNKCLHPFDLTQQQEHRQSCVESHEKDMQHSFAVQRSFGVTCGICLEEVKSKANPSEQRFGILTDCNHSFCLACIRHWRNTSQSKNKVVRMCPVCRKPSAFVTPSEVWIDDPVEKKKLIEDYKSALREKPCKYFAQGTRTCQFGASCFYKHAYPDGRVAETKLRHCNTSEGNTKVVQTFRLWDFLEALEDERTSAENTIIFLPDSDSDTD from the exons ATCGTCATTAGCACAAACAAAGCAAATCTTGTGCAG GTATTACATGCATGGAGTCTGTAGAGAAGGAGAGAACTGCCAGTATTCTCATGATTTGAAGGAAAAGCCCTCCATG gtTTGTAAGTACTATCTCCAAGGGTCATGTTCATATGGAAATAGTTGCCGCTATGATCACGTGAAGCCATCTTCCGGAAG GATAAGAACTTATTCGGGACCAAAACCGATACCACTTCTCCCAAAGAATGATGATAAAAGAGAG ATGGTTTCCCTCACAAAGCAGAAGTCAAAACATCCCAAGAATTGGGCAGATGCAGCTGTATTTGTTCCA GGCCAGGCCCTCAAGTGCAAAGGTCAGGAGTTGTCAGACAAACAGCCTGGGGATACAGATTCT GGTACAGGTACCCAATCATATTCTGCAGCAGCACAGTGTGGGGTTGAATTTGTGGATGAGCTTGCTAATGAAGAAGCTTCTGAAACA CTCTGCCCTTTTGATGCAACATTAGGATATTGTCCTTTTATTGAGCA ATGTAATTATTTACATGGTTTGGAATGTGAATATTGTGGGAACAAATGCCTTCATCCTTTTGACTTGACACAGCAACAAG AACATCGCCAAAGCTGTGTTGAAAGTCATGAAAAAGACATGCAACATTCATTTGCAGTGCAAAG GAGTTTTGGTGTGACATGTGGAATCTGCTTGGAAGAGGTCAAATCAAAAGCAAATCCCAGTGAGCAAAGATTTGGAATACTCA CTGACTGCAACCACTCTTTCTGTTTGGCTTGTATTCGTCATTGGAGAAATACgtctcaaagtaaaaacaaagttGTAAG AATGTGTCCAGTTTGCCGAAAACCATCTGCATTTGTCACCCCG AGTGAAGTGTGGATTGATGATCCAGTCGAGAAGAAGAAGCTTATAGAAGACTACAAATCTGCTCTAAG ggAAAAGCCGTGTAAATATTTTGCGCAAGGAACCCGGACGTGTCAATTTGGCGCTAGTTGCTTCTACAAACACG CATATCCAGACGGAAGAGTCGCGGAGACAAAGCTAAGGCATTGCAATACTTCAGAAGGAAATACCAAGGTTGTACAAACCTTCAG ATTATGGGACTTTCTTGAAGCATTAGAAGACGAAAGAACCAGTGCagaaaacacaataatttttcTGCCAGACTCAGATTCCGACACAGACTGA